TAACTCAGCATGAACACTGCGTAGATGCACATAAAGAGCACAGCGTGactcagatttttgttttgaagccttTGTACCTGGCCGTTAAACATCTGTTAGCTCTTGTAAGAAGAGGTTAGAATATCTATGATGCAGTAGATTTACAGATTGTTACCTAACCCTACCTGGCATCTTTCATCAGGTGAGCAGCCTGGTTTTGTACGTGGAGGAGGCCCACAAGCTGCCGGTGAAGTATTTCACCAACCCTTACTGTAACATCTACCTGAACAGCGTCCAAGTGGCCAAGACGCATCCCAGAGAGGGCCAGAAACCCGTCTTCACAGAGGAGTTCATCTTCGAGTGAGTCTTTTCTGTATCCACTTTCATATTTTTTGACTCGTGATAGTCAGGGATCTAACcagaatgtttttcatttgtggttTCAGCGACTTGTCGAGTGAAATCAACCGATTTGAAATCAGCctgagcaacaaaacaaaaaagagcaaagaaagTGACATCTGTAAGTACTTGTTGAACGATTCTATAACCTGTCCAGTGTTTTTTAGAGCCATGAACACTTGATTAAACAGGTCCCGGAGTGAAAACATCTCAAAAATCTACCCTTTTTGTGTATACAACCTATATGCAGTTTAGGGAAAATTATGTCATAGCGCCACTTTCTAACCCTTAACCCCATTAGATGTGATATGGCATCATCTTCTCCTTCTTATGTTTGAATCAGCACATGGTCCATTTTatagcaccacatacaggcctacAGTGTTTAGAATCTCTATGGAGGCTTTTTCCTAGAAAGTTTACGGAAactttttaagaatgaaaaagaaaatccttaaATCAAGGAAGCAGCTCTGCTCCGAGGGCACGTTATTACCTATTGTTATGTAAATCAGTGGCTCAAGCCCTTGTGAATTGTTACCGCCACCCACACCTCGCACAAATCCACATTTGGTAGCAGAGAAAAACTCATAActcacgtctctctctctctctcctctcctctcccaccTTCTCTCGCCGTCTTCCTCCGCCACTCGATCTCCTCGCTCCCTCCTCAGTGTTTATGCGCTGCCAGCTGAGCCGTTTGCAAAAGGGCCAGATGATTGATGAGTGGTTCCCTCTCAGCTCCCACGTTCCCCTGAAGGGCATCGAGCCGGGCTCCTTGCGCGTGCGCGCCCGCTACTCCATGGAGAAGATCATGCCTGAAGAGGAGTACAGCGAATTCAAAGAGGTCAGAAAGTGGTTTTGATTGCAGTGCCGTCGCCTCCTCCTCGGCTCCTCGGTCTTAAAATAacaatgatgttgttgttgtttcgcAGATGATCGTGCAGAAGGAGTTCTATGTCATTTACGCACTGGCCCACGTGTGCGGTCAGGACCGCACCTTACTGGCAAGTCTCCTCCTGCGGATCTTCAGACACGAGAAGGCGGAGGCTCCTTTACTCAGGACACTCAACGACCGGGAGATCAACATGGAAGGTGAGTGAACGCGTACGAAATAAGAAAGGACTGGAAATCACGCAGCGTTGCACAGCCGCGCTTTAAATCCTCTTGCTTGTGTCGCCAGATGAGGCCACGACTTTGTTCAGAGCCACCACGCTGGCCAGCACCCTGATGGAGCAGTACATGAAGGCCACGGCCACACCGTTCGTCCACCACGCTCTCAAAGACACCATCCTCAAGATCATGGAGAGCAAACAGTCCTGTGAGGTAAGACACTCGCCGACGCTGGTGGTACAAGACCAGTGCAAGAGCATCGCCACATTAATAAGAAGATACAAAACCATGACACAGCATCAACACAGCTGCACCTCACTCCTGTCACTCTCATCCCTCCTTCCCCAAAGCTGAACCCTTCCAAACTGGAAAAGAACGAGGACGTGAACTTGAACCTGGCACACCTCCTCAACATCCTGTCCGAGCTGGTGGAGAAGATTTTCATGGCCGCTGAGATTTTACCGCCGTAAGAACACAAGTTGTACACTCTGTTGATTCAGTGCTTGAAACCAGAAATGCAAGTCTCTTATGTGTCTCCTTTAAATTAACCGCTCAGGACACTGAGGTTCATCTACGGCTGTCTGCAGAAGTCCGTGCAGCAGAAATGGCCCACAAACACCACGATGCGGACGAGAGttgtgaggtaaaaaaaacaataacacacgcGTGTTGTGCATTTATTCTCTCAGCAGTCTGTGTTAACCTTTAAATCCTTTATCTTTCCCCAGTGGCTTTGTCTTCCTGAGACTGATCTGTCCTGCCATCCTCAACCCCAGAATGTTCAACATCATCGCCGGTGAGCATCCGTTGACAACAAGTTTCCCGTGTGATGTGTGGAAAGTGAGTGCTTTACGCTGCTGATCTCTTCTTGCAGACCCTCCGTCTTCAACAGCGGGCAGGACCCTCACACTGGTGGCCAAGTCTGTCCAGAACCTCGCCAACTTGGTCGAATTTGGTGCTAAGGTTTGAAACCCTCGACCGGAAGTCCTCGTATGTAGGTTTTAAGGTGGTGTTTCACTGACTTTTAATTCTTTAAACAGGAACCCTACATGGAGGGTGTGAACCctttcatcaaaaacaacaaacacagaatgaTAATGTTTCTGGATGAGTTAGGGGTGAGTCACATTGAATAACAGAATGTCTCAgtaaagtcttgtttttttgacttGTTGGTGAAGTAAAGCATGTGATTTGCTTGTTTTATGGGAAATTATACATCATTAACATCATTTCTTTACTATTATAAACTCTAATTCAGTTGTTTTGGTCTTTCATTAGAATGTTCCCGACCTCCCCGAAGCCACAGAGCACTTTAGGACAGATTTGTCCAGGGACCTGGCTGCGCTACATGAGATCTGTGCCACACACTCGGATGAGCTCCGGACGCTGAGCAACGACAGAGGagtgcagcaggtcagaggCGGAAGACATCacagccgcacacacacacacacacacacacacaggatgagTTAGGCCTAGgtcatatttttcatgtttcatgtccGTGGAGAGCAACTTTGCATTGCCACACATGTGCGCTCATGTCTGCGGTTCCCGTTTGATTTCTCACCGggatttttttacagtgtaaaaagTGTATAACCCTAACAGGCACTATTTCCTGCATTTTGATCCTCCtttcatatttttcttattttaagtAAAGCTATTattctgccaaaaaaaagagcCTGCAACCAACTACACAGGTGTTCTCACGTCCGTCTGCAGATCTCTGCGCTAGCGGGTCGTGGAAAGTCTaatttccctctctcctctcctctgcacagCATGTGTTGAAAAAGCTGCTGGCCATCACAGAGCTCCTCCAGCAGAAGCAGGCTCAGTACGCCATGTCCAACAGCAACAGGTAGTACTGCACACCTCCACCCCTCCCACTACTCTCATCCTCCCATCCCTCCGTCAAGTCTCCTCCGCCGGAGTGCAGCACAGAGGAGGCCGAGCATGTTCTACCCCCCTCATCACCAtggcaccaccaccaccaccaccatcccaTCATGTCCTCCTCCGGTCGTCCTGCTCCATCCCCCACACCCACCCGCCATCTTGTCCCGTTCACCACAAGAGAGCTATGCAACAACAGCGGCTGAGTACAACTGATGcagtatttaaaacataaaagaaaaaaaaaacttgcgcCAGTGACTGAGAGCTGTATGCACAAGAAAatgcattcttttttctttttttccttcataaaCTGTGTTCATGAAACGGACTTGGgtacatttcatttccttcatCACGAGGGCCAAATATAACGATTTCAGAAGAGCTTTCTTTGTACCCACTTTGTGTTTGGATAGCACAGGTTGCCAAAGTGCCCCCTCCCCGTTCTGGCTTAGTATGAGGAAACTGACATGAAGAAGCTTGTTCTTTTGGTCCCCTTTTTCTGGTAACTGGATTGTGAGCAATGATGCTTTTTATACTGTAATTAGtgactgatttattttaagGTTGTGACAATTATGCTCGCAAAAGTGCTGAAACTagcatttctgtctttgtttgtttttttccttcccctctTTGTCTTTCTAGATCGGAACAAAGTATGGTTATTTTATATTAAGAATAAATTCTCTTGCTGGAATCATGAGTATATAAGAGAGAGATGAgctgaatcttttctttttgtttgtttgtttttgtttctccccGCGTTTGTGTCAGctattttgtgattattttgttgtCCTTTTTGGAAAACTTCTGAATGCCAGACGACATGCATAATCAGAGAAACCAagtaaaatgaaagtgtttacaaaagtaattttctttttttttttggaatagtACAGACTGTATGAGACATGCATGCACTTATTAAACAGTTTTTGTAAAGTAGACCGAGTCCTTCATTGTCCCCTG
The DNA window shown above is from Solea senegalensis isolate Sse05_10M linkage group LG5, IFAPA_SoseM_1, whole genome shotgun sequence and carries:
- the rasa1a gene encoding ras GTPase-activating protein 1 isoform X2, coding for MQQRANSAWYHGKLDRTIAEERLRQARTPGSYLIRESDRRPGSFVLSFLSMTNVVNHFRIIAMCGDYYIGGRRFSSLSDLIGYYSYVSCLLKGEKLLSPVAPPEPVEDRRRVRAILPYTKVPDTDEISFLKGDMFIVHNELDDGWMWVTNVRTEEQGLIVEDLVEEVGREEDPHEGKIWYHGKITKQEAYNLLMTVGQVGSFLVRPSDNTPGDYSLFFRTNENIQRFKISPTPNNQYMMGGRYYNSVDDIIDHYKKEQIVEGYTLKEPVSVQHQEQVLPDTVDGREIYNTIRRKTKDAFYKNIVKKGYLLFNKGKGKRWKNLYFILEGNDAQLIYFESEKRATKPKGLIDLSVCSVYGVHDSLFGRPNCFQIVVQHFSEEQYIFYFAGEVPEQAQDWMKCLQNFCSNLRKTTQPTTNKRLRQVSSLVLYVEEAHKLPVKYFTNPYCNIYLNSVQVAKTHPREGQKPVFTEEFIFDDLSSEINRFEISLSNKTKKSKESDILFMRCQLSRLQKGQMIDEWFPLSSHVPLKGIEPGSLRVRARYSMEKIMPEEEYSEFKEMIVQKEFYVIYALAHVCGQDRTLLASLLLRIFRHEKAEAPLLRTLNDREINMEDEATTLFRATTLASTLMEQYMKATATPFVHHALKDTILKIMESKQSCELNPSKLEKNEDVNLNLAHLLNILSELVEKIFMAAEILPPTLRFIYGCLQKSVQQKWPTNTTMRTRVVSGFVFLRLICPAILNPRMFNIIADPPSSTAGRTLTLVAKSVQNLANLVEFGAKEPYMEGVNPFIKNNKHRMIMFLDELGNVPDLPEATEHFRTDLSRDLAALHEICATHSDELRTLSNDRGVQQHVLKKLLAITELLQQKQAQYAMSNSNRTECTIMSLAAAIQVM